A window from Gaiellales bacterium encodes these proteins:
- a CDS encoding 2Fe-2S iron-sulfur cluster-binding protein, with product MDRLAPEAPQLASVSLRINGEEHALELDTRTSLLDLLREGLGLTGAKKGCDHGQCGACTVLVDGRRANGCLLLAVTLDGTHVTTIEGLAADEELHPMQSAFVAQDGFQCGYCTPGQICSAVGMMAEVEAGWPSHATADVTGVPRLDADEIRERMSGNICRCGAYPNIVAAIEEAAGL from the coding sequence GCATCAACGGCGAGGAGCACGCGCTCGAGCTCGACACGCGCACCTCGCTGCTCGATCTTCTGCGCGAGGGGCTCGGGCTCACCGGCGCGAAGAAGGGCTGCGACCACGGCCAGTGCGGCGCCTGCACCGTCCTCGTGGACGGGCGTCGAGCGAACGGGTGCCTGCTGCTCGCCGTGACGCTGGACGGCACCCATGTGACGACCATCGAGGGCCTCGCCGCCGACGAGGAGCTGCACCCGATGCAGTCCGCCTTCGTCGCGCAGGACGGCTTCCAGTGCGGCTACTGCACGCCCGGCCAGATCTGCTCTGCCGTCGGGATGATGGCCGAGGTCGAGGCAGGCTGGCCGAGCCATGCGACAGCCGACGTCACCGGGGTCCCTCGGCTCGACGCCGACGAGATCCGCGAGCGCATGAGCGGCAACATCTGCCGCTGCGGCGCCTACCCGAACATCGTCGCCGCCATCGAGGAGGCGGCCGGCCTGTGA
- a CDS encoding xanthine dehydrogenase family protein subunit M gives MRPFRYERAADEPAAVAAVADPGAKFLGGGTNLVDLMRLGVETPSLLVDVTRLPLDRIEPLEDGGVRIGAGVRNSELAADSRIRERYPALAEALLAGASGQLRNLATTAGNLMQRTRCPYFQNVTMPCNKREPGSGCPAVEGEHRNLAILGHSEHCVATHPSDMAVALAAFDATVRVVSPAGPRDIPLVEFHRLPGDEPQRDTVLGDGELIVAVDLPALPLAALSRYRKVRERASYAFAIVSVAAALEVADGRVVDVRIAFGGLAHRPWRATVAEDALRGEVAGPEAFVAAADAELAAARPLRDNAYKVDLARAALVQTLEGLAA, from the coding sequence GTGAGGCCGTTCCGCTACGAGCGCGCCGCCGACGAGCCGGCCGCCGTCGCCGCCGTCGCCGATCCGGGCGCGAAGTTCCTCGGCGGCGGCACGAACCTCGTCGACCTCATGCGGCTCGGGGTCGAGACGCCGTCCCTGCTCGTCGACGTCACCCGGCTGCCGCTCGACCGGATCGAGCCGCTGGAGGACGGTGGCGTGCGCATCGGCGCGGGCGTGCGAAACAGCGAGCTCGCCGCCGATTCCCGCATCCGCGAGCGCTACCCGGCGCTGGCCGAGGCGCTCCTGGCCGGCGCATCGGGCCAGCTGCGCAACCTGGCCACGACCGCCGGCAACCTGATGCAGCGCACCCGGTGCCCCTACTTCCAGAACGTCACGATGCCGTGCAACAAGCGCGAGCCCGGGAGCGGCTGCCCGGCCGTCGAGGGCGAGCACCGGAACCTGGCGATCCTCGGCCACTCCGAGCACTGCGTGGCCACCCACCCCTCGGATATGGCGGTGGCGCTGGCCGCGTTCGACGCGACGGTGCGGGTCGTCTCGCCCGCCGGCCCGCGCGACATCCCGCTGGTCGAGTTCCACCGCCTGCCCGGCGACGAGCCGCAGCGCGACACGGTGCTCGGCGACGGCGAGCTGATCGTCGCGGTCGACCTTCCGGCCCTGCCGCTGGCCGCCCTGTCGCGCTACCGCAAGGTGCGGGAGCGGGCCTCGTACGCGTTCGCCATCGTCTCGGTCGCCGCGGCCCTCGAGGTCGCCGACGGGCGGGTGGTCGACGTGCGCATCGCGTTCGGCGGCCTGGCGCACCGGCCCTGGCGAGCGACCGTCGCCGAGGACGCCCTCCGCGGCGAGGTCGCCGGCCCCGAGGCGTTCGTGGCGGCGGCCGACGCCGAGCTGGCCGCCGCCCGGCCCTTGCGCGACAACGCCTACAAGGTCGACCTCGCGCGGGCGGCGCTCGTGCAGACGCTCGAGGGGCTGGCGGCATGA
- a CDS encoding xanthine dehydrogenase family protein molybdopterin-binding subunit: MSIAVRNVGVPVERVEGREKVTGRAVYAYEHAPEGVAYAAVVTSSVARGSVRGIDAEPARSLPGFLDVLSAENAPNLPGAEGELAVLQSPVVAYRGEIVAVTIAETLETARQAAELVRVDYDSAPHDVVLRPDHPELYRPEKVNPNFPTDTEEGDVDAALGAAAVRVDETYTTPTEHNNAMEPHATIALWEGDGLTLYDSNQGAWNVAQAIAKVFAIDAERVHVIAPHVGGGFGSKGTPRPHVVLAALCARHVGRPVKLAVTRQQMFTLTGYRTPTIQRIRLGAGRDGRLQAIAHDVIEQTSTVQEFAEQTAVVTRMLYASPARRTTHRLVALDVPTPSWMRAPGECPGMFALESAMDELAVACELDPIELRIRNEPEIDPESGNPFSTRNLVECLRQGAERFGWDGRREPGGRRDGRWLVGMGVASSTYPARRVGSTAHGTAEDDGTFTIRITAADIGTGARTVLTQIAADALEVPLDRVRVVIGDSESGQAMLAGGSMGTTSWGTAIVKACERLRAGEPEVHVDTGKDDDPGKEFARHAFGAQFIEARVDPATGEVRIPRALGMFACGRIINPRTARSQFLGGMTMGMSMALFEETVVDPALGAFVNHDLAQYHVPTNADVGEIDVGWVDEEDLRVNPMGSKGIGEIGIVGTAAAVANAIYAATGVRFRDLPITPARILSRQ, from the coding sequence ATGAGCATCGCCGTGCGCAACGTCGGCGTCCCGGTCGAGCGGGTCGAGGGGCGCGAGAAGGTCACCGGCCGGGCGGTCTATGCCTACGAGCACGCACCCGAGGGGGTCGCCTACGCCGCGGTCGTCACGTCATCGGTCGCCCGCGGATCGGTGCGCGGGATCGATGCCGAGCCGGCGCGCTCGCTGCCCGGGTTCCTGGACGTGCTCTCGGCCGAGAATGCCCCCAACCTGCCCGGCGCCGAGGGCGAGCTGGCCGTGCTCCAGTCGCCCGTCGTCGCCTACCGCGGCGAGATCGTGGCGGTCACGATCGCGGAGACCCTCGAGACGGCCCGGCAGGCGGCGGAGCTCGTCCGGGTGGACTACGACTCCGCACCGCACGACGTCGTCCTGCGTCCCGACCATCCCGAGCTCTACCGGCCGGAGAAGGTGAACCCCAACTTCCCGACCGACACCGAGGAGGGCGACGTCGACGCCGCGCTGGGCGCCGCGGCGGTGAGGGTCGACGAGACGTACACGACGCCCACCGAGCACAACAACGCGATGGAGCCCCACGCGACGATCGCCCTCTGGGAGGGCGACGGGCTCACCCTGTACGACTCGAACCAGGGTGCCTGGAACGTGGCGCAGGCGATCGCCAAGGTGTTCGCGATCGACGCCGAGCGCGTGCACGTGATCGCGCCGCACGTCGGCGGCGGGTTCGGCTCGAAGGGGACGCCGCGGCCGCACGTCGTCCTGGCCGCCCTGTGCGCCCGCCACGTCGGCCGGCCGGTCAAGCTGGCGGTGACCCGCCAGCAGATGTTCACGCTCACCGGCTACCGCACGCCGACGATCCAGCGGATACGCCTCGGCGCCGGCCGCGACGGCCGCCTCCAGGCGATCGCCCACGACGTCATCGAGCAGACCTCGACCGTGCAGGAGTTCGCCGAGCAGACGGCCGTCGTCACGCGGATGCTCTACGCCTCGCCGGCCCGGCGGACGACGCACCGGCTGGTCGCGCTCGACGTGCCGACGCCCTCCTGGATGCGCGCGCCGGGCGAGTGCCCGGGCATGTTCGCGCTCGAGTCGGCCATGGACGAGCTGGCCGTCGCCTGCGAGCTCGACCCGATCGAGCTGCGGATCCGAAACGAGCCGGAGATCGACCCGGAGTCCGGGAATCCGTTCTCGACCCGAAACCTGGTCGAGTGCCTGCGCCAGGGCGCTGAGCGCTTCGGCTGGGACGGCCGGCGCGAGCCGGGCGGCCGCCGCGACGGCCGCTGGCTCGTCGGCATGGGCGTCGCATCGTCCACCTATCCCGCCCGCCGGGTCGGATCGACCGCCCACGGGACGGCCGAGGACGACGGTACGTTCACCATCCGGATCACCGCCGCGGACATCGGCACCGGCGCCCGCACCGTCCTCACCCAGATCGCCGCGGATGCGCTCGAGGTGCCGCTCGACCGCGTGCGCGTCGTGATCGGCGACAGCGAGTCCGGCCAGGCGATGCTCGCCGGCGGCTCGATGGGCACCACCTCGTGGGGAACGGCGATCGTGAAGGCGTGCGAGCGGCTGCGGGCCGGCGAGCCCGAGGTGCACGTGGACACCGGCAAGGACGACGACCCCGGCAAGGAGTTCGCCCGCCACGCGTTCGGCGCCCAGTTCATCGAGGCGCGGGTCGACCCGGCCACGGGCGAGGTGCGCATCCCGCGGGCGCTCGGCATGTTCGCGTGCGGCAGGATCATCAACCCGCGCACGGCCCGGTCGCAGTTCCTGGGCGGCATGACCATGGGGATGTCGATGGCGCTGTTCGAGGAGACGGTCGTCGACCCGGCGCTGGGCGCGTTCGTGAACCACGACCTGGCCCAGTACCACGTGCCCACGAACGCGGACGTCGGCGAGATCGACGTCGGCTGGGTCGACGAGGAGGATCTGCGCGTCAACCCGATGGGCTCGAAGGGCATCGGCGAGATCGGCATCGTCGGCACGGCCGCCGCCGTCGCGAACGCGATCTACGCCGCCACCGGCGTGCGCTTCCGCGACCTGCCGATCACCCCCGCGCGCATCCTCTCCCGCCAGTAG